One stretch of Syntrophorhabdaceae bacterium DNA includes these proteins:
- a CDS encoding TRAP transporter large permease, which produces MSAELVGVIGFLFMFFLLAIGLEIGFAMAITGFIGFTYLSSFPAACNLLAKDVYDVFTTYSLTVVPLFILMGQIAANSGIGKKLYDMSYKFFGHIPGGLAMATSVACTFFGAICGSTTATAATFASVSVPEMRRYNYSDKLIGGVISASGGIGIMIPPSVIFIVYGIFTQVSIGTLFMSGILPGILICLLFMGAIYLWCKKDPTLGPKGEKSTWKERIKSLQGGIEIIIIFVILMGGIMKGFFTPTEGGAVGAFATLLVVLITRTITWKSFYKSILDTLVSSCMIMVIVAGATIFGHFIALSRIPFSVASWVGGLGIHPILIMAMIIFIYLIGGCVIDALALIVLTVPIFYPVILQLGFNPVWFGVIIVLITMMGVITPPVGVNSYVVAGISKIPLNTVFSGIWVFLGCLVLASIIFIAFPELTLFLPKLFGMAVQ; this is translated from the coding sequence ATGAGTGCAGAATTGGTAGGTGTAATAGGATTTCTTTTTATGTTTTTCCTCCTTGCAATAGGCCTTGAGATAGGCTTTGCCATGGCAATAACAGGTTTCATTGGTTTTACATACCTTTCCTCTTTTCCTGCGGCATGCAACCTCCTTGCCAAGGATGTGTATGATGTATTCACCACTTACAGTCTGACGGTTGTCCCTTTGTTTATCCTTATGGGTCAGATTGCAGCCAATTCCGGTATAGGTAAAAAGCTATACGACATGTCCTATAAATTTTTCGGGCATATACCCGGCGGGCTTGCCATGGCAACGAGCGTTGCCTGCACATTTTTCGGTGCCATATGTGGTTCAACTACTGCTACAGCAGCCACATTTGCAAGTGTTTCTGTCCCTGAGATGCGTAGATACAATTACAGCGACAAGCTCATAGGTGGTGTTATCTCTGCCTCAGGCGGTATAGGGATTATGATTCCGCCCAGTGTTATCTTTATTGTCTACGGAATATTTACGCAGGTATCCATAGGAACCCTATTTATGAGCGGTATCTTGCCAGGTATTTTAATATGCTTGCTTTTTATGGGAGCAATCTATTTATGGTGTAAAAAAGACCCAACATTAGGACCAAAGGGAGAGAAGTCCACATGGAAGGAGAGGATAAAATCCTTACAAGGTGGCATTGAGATCATTATAATATTCGTTATCCTCATGGGCGGTATCATGAAGGGCTTTTTTACACCCACAGAAGGCGGTGCAGTAGGTGCATTTGCAACCCTTCTCGTTGTCTTGATCACCAGAACAATCACATGGAAGTCATTTTATAAATCTATCCTTGATACCCTTGTATCATCTTGTATGATTATGGTTATTGTGGCAGGCGCCACTATATTCGGACACTTTATAGCACTTTCAAGGATACCTTTTAGTGTTGCATCATGGGTAGGTGGCCTTGGAATCCATCCTATATTAATCATGGCAATGATAATTTTTATATACCTTATAGGTGGTTGCGTTATAGATGCCTTAGCGCTTATTGTTTTGACCGTGCCCATATTCTATCCTGTGATACTCCAGCTTGGATTCAATCCTGTTTGGTTCGGTGTTATTATAGTCCTTATAACAATGATGGGGGTCATCACTCCGCCTGTAGGTGTAAACAGCTATGTGGTGGCAGGCATATCAAAGATACCTTTGAATACTGTATTTTCGGGTATATGGGTATTTCTTGGATGCCTTGTCCTGGCATCTATAATATTTATTGCATTTCCTGAATTGACACTATTTTTACCTAAACTCTTTGGTATGGCAGTTCAATAA
- the acs gene encoding acetate--CoA ligase has translation MGKIREENNKFYPPEDFVEQAYVSSREEYEKMWKQSVEDPETFWGDIASELYWYKKWLKVNREDFAKGEIEWFIGGKTNLSYNCLDYQIKKGRGDKVAILFQGEPEDDVVKLTYKEMLKLVSKFANVLKKKGVRKGDRVAIYLPMIWQLPVAMLACARIGAIHTIVFGGFSAEALRDRILDAGAKILITANGYWRSGKTVSSKANADAAVDLCAKEGHTVDKVIVVKRLANFDVPMKEGRDTWFEDEIAASDISDVCPPMWMDAEDPLFILYTSGSTGKPKGVLHTTGGYMVYVYASFKYIFDYKDKDIFFCTADIGWVTGHSYIVYGPLCNGATSIVFESVPTFPNPDRFWQIVEKFKVNIFYTAPTAIRALMKEGDQWPAKRDLSSLRLLGSVGEPINPEAWLWYHKHIGGERCPIVDTWWQTETGGILITPLPGAWPTIPGFATLPFFGVKARALQPRSSANEPAVDAPTNEQGELCMERSWPGMMRGVFGDPERFYTTYFVQQPGFYFSGDGAIRNEDGYFRLMGRIDDVVNVSGHRMGTAEVEAALNSYPAVAESAVVGFPHEVKGEDLYAYIILKTGFEPSDQLKKELVAHVRKEIGPIASPGKIQFVPGLPKTRSGKIMRRILRKVASGEIDQLGDTTTLADPAVVDIIVAGRQ, from the coding sequence ATGGGAAAGATTAGGGAAGAAAACAACAAATTTTATCCACCAGAGGATTTCGTAGAGCAGGCATATGTAAGCAGCCGTGAAGAATACGAAAAGATGTGGAAACAGTCAGTAGAGGACCCAGAAACATTTTGGGGAGATATTGCATCAGAATTATACTGGTATAAGAAGTGGTTGAAGGTTAATAGAGAAGACTTTGCAAAGGGTGAGATCGAGTGGTTTATAGGCGGTAAGACAAATTTATCATACAACTGCCTTGATTATCAGATTAAGAAAGGAAGGGGCGATAAGGTAGCCATTCTTTTCCAGGGCGAGCCAGAGGATGATGTTGTAAAGCTTACTTACAAAGAGATGCTTAAACTCGTATCTAAATTTGCCAACGTCTTAAAGAAAAAGGGCGTTCGCAAAGGTGACAGGGTTGCCATATACCTTCCTATGATATGGCAGCTTCCTGTAGCTATGCTGGCATGTGCAAGAATCGGTGCAATCCATACAATCGTTTTCGGCGGTTTCTCCGCTGAAGCACTTCGTGACAGGATTCTCGATGCAGGGGCAAAGATATTGATAACAGCTAATGGTTACTGGCGTTCCGGTAAGACAGTAAGCTCCAAGGCAAATGCCGATGCAGCCGTTGACCTCTGTGCAAAAGAAGGCCATACAGTAGATAAGGTTATAGTTGTAAAGAGGCTGGCTAACTTTGATGTCCCCATGAAAGAAGGAAGGGACACATGGTTTGAGGATGAGATCGCTGCATCTGATATCAGCGATGTATGTCCCCCTATGTGGATGGACGCAGAGGACCCACTTTTCATACTCTATACATCAGGTTCAACAGGCAAGCCAAAAGGCGTGCTCCATACAACAGGCGGTTATATGGTCTATGTCTATGCATCTTTTAAATATATCTTTGATTATAAAGACAAGGATATCTTCTTCTGCACTGCAGATATCGGCTGGGTTACAGGTCATTCATACATAGTTTATGGCCCACTTTGCAACGGCGCCACATCCATAGTGTTTGAATCAGTCCCTACATTCCCGAATCCCGACAGGTTCTGGCAGATTGTGGAGAAATTTAAGGTCAACATATTCTATACTGCACCAACAGCTATCCGTGCACTTATGAAGGAAGGGGATCAGTGGCCTGCAAAGAGAGACCTCTCCTCATTGAGGCTTCTCGGCTCAGTGGGTGAACCCATCAACCCAGAGGCATGGCTGTGGTACCATAAACATATAGGTGGCGAGAGATGTCCAATTGTTGACACATGGTGGCAGACAGAGACAGGCGGAATACTTATTACACCTCTTCCAGGTGCATGGCCAACAATCCCAGGATTTGCAACCCTACCATTCTTTGGTGTAAAGGCAAGGGCACTCCAGCCAAGGTCTTCAGCAAATGAACCGGCAGTAGATGCACCAACAAACGAACAGGGTGAACTCTGCATGGAGCGTTCATGGCCGGGTATGATGAGAGGCGTTTTCGGCGATCCAGAGAGATTTTATACAACATATTTTGTCCAGCAGCCAGGTTTCTATTTCTCAGGCGATGGCGCCATAAGAAATGAAGACGGTTATTTCAGACTCATGGGTCGTATTGATGACGTTGTCAATGTATCAGGTCATAGGATGGGAACAGCAGAGGTTGAAGCAGCTCTTAACTCCTATCCGGCAGTGGCAGAATCAGCAGTCGTTGGATTCCCTCATGAAGTTAAAGGTGAAGACCTCTATGCATACATTATCCTTAAGACAGGGTTTGAGCCAAGCGACCAGCTTAAGAAAGAGCTTGTTGCCCACGTAAGAAAGGAAATCGGCCCTATTGCATCACCTGGCAAGATCCAGTTTGTCCCTGGTCTTCCTAAGACACGTTCAGGTAAGATCATGAGAAGGATCCTGAGGAAGGTTGCCTCCGGTGAGATAGACCAGCTCGGCGATACAACAACACTTGCAGATCCAGCAGTAGTCGACATCATCGTAGCAGGTAGACAGTAA
- a CDS encoding carbonic anhydrase: MADMATKDPIKLLSEGNKRFVEGKSIHPNQDSARRTAISSGQKPFAIIIGCSDSRVPPEILFDQGIGDLFIIRVAGNIVDDVALGSIEYAVDHLGTELVVVLGHSKCGAVTATVKGGEAHGHIGSIASIIMPAVEKAKGQHGDIVENAIRNNMEITVEKIKSSEPIMTKAVKEGRVKVIGAYYDIESGVVEFGS, translated from the coding sequence ATGGCAGATATGGCAACCAAAGACCCTATAAAACTGTTGTCAGAAGGCAACAAAAGATTTGTAGAAGGTAAATCTATCCATCCCAATCAGGATTCAGCAAGAAGAACAGCGATTTCTTCAGGTCAAAAACCCTTTGCAATTATTATTGGATGTTCTGATTCCCGTGTCCCCCCAGAGATATTATTCGATCAGGGCATAGGCGATTTGTTCATTATAAGGGTTGCTGGAAACATTGTAGATGACGTGGCATTAGGTAGTATCGAATATGCTGTAGACCATCTCGGAACAGAACTCGTGGTGGTTTTAGGTCATTCAAAATGTGGTGCAGTAACGGCTACTGTAAAAGGTGGTGAGGCCCATGGTCACATAGGAAGCATCGCCAGTATTATCATGCCTGCTGTGGAGAAGGCAAAGGGCCAGCATGGTGATATTGTTGAAAACGCAATAAGAAATAATATGGAAATAACTGTAGAGAAAATAAAATCATCAGAGCCAATAATGACAAAAGCAGTAAAGGAAGGAAGAGTTAAGGTCATAGGTGCATACTATGATATAGAAAGTGGCGTTGTTGAGTTTGGTTCTTAA
- a CDS encoding TRAP transporter substrate-binding protein gives MKKGFLVKIFLFVFFVSACFISIPGIAGAQKAVELTFSNFFPAAHKNSKIMEEWIKEIETKTGGKVKIKYYPGGTLTPAAQIYDGVVKGISDIGYSCFAYTRGKFPVMEAVDLPFGYKSGAIATNLVNEVYKKFQPKELADVKVLILHAHGPGILHTKFSVSKLEDLKGRKIRATGLASKVVTALGGAPVGTAMGETYDALRTGVAEGAMAPAEALQGWKWGEVVKYTVKNFGSAYTTAMFVVMNKNKWNSLPKDVQKVFEDVSAAYTQKQAKLWDDIDKEGYNFLQSKGNKIITLTPQEDARWAKAVQPLIDEYAKAAKAKGLPGDEIVKFCKDFIAKQK, from the coding sequence ATGAAAAAAGGTTTTTTGGTAAAGATTTTTTTATTCGTCTTTTTTGTCTCCGCTTGTTTTATATCCATACCAGGTATTGCTGGAGCCCAGAAGGCTGTTGAGTTGACCTTCTCCAACTTTTTCCCTGCAGCTCACAAAAACAGCAAGATTATGGAGGAGTGGATAAAGGAGATTGAGACGAAAACAGGCGGCAAGGTAAAGATCAAATACTATCCTGGCGGAACCCTTACACCAGCTGCTCAGATTTATGATGGTGTTGTAAAGGGTATATCTGATATCGGCTATAGCTGTTTTGCTTACACAAGAGGAAAATTCCCTGTAATGGAGGCTGTTGACCTTCCCTTTGGTTACAAGAGCGGTGCCATTGCCACAAATCTGGTTAATGAAGTATATAAGAAATTTCAGCCAAAAGAACTGGCAGATGTGAAGGTTCTTATACTCCATGCCCATGGGCCCGGCATACTCCATACTAAATTTTCTGTATCCAAGCTTGAGGATCTAAAAGGTAGAAAGATAAGGGCAACAGGCCTTGCATCAAAAGTTGTAACAGCCCTCGGTGGTGCACCTGTTGGCACAGCCATGGGTGAGACATACGATGCATTAAGAACAGGAGTTGCAGAAGGTGCAATGGCTCCAGCAGAGGCACTCCAGGGATGGAAATGGGGTGAGGTAGTAAAATATACAGTTAAAAATTTTGGCTCTGCCTATACAACCGCCATGTTTGTGGTTATGAATAAAAACAAATGGAATTCCCTTCCTAAGGATGTCCAGAAGGTCTTTGAGGATGTAAGCGCAGCATATACACAGAAACAGGCTAAACTTTGGGATGATATAGATAAAGAGGGTTATAACTTCCTTCAGTCAAAGGGTAACAAGATCATCACCTTAACTCCTCAAGAGGATGCCCGCTGGGCAAAGGCTGTTCAGCCTCTTATTGATGAATACGCAAAAGCTGCAAAGGCAAAAGGACTCCCAGGAGACGAAATCGTTAAATTCTGCAAGGATTTCATAGCAAAACAGAAATAA
- a CDS encoding radical SAM protein, which yields MSALKFHAWQIELTTRCSLRCTMCIKDTYRDWHRKDMDMADFLKIVPYLRYARNVILEGWGESLMHPYLVEIIGLVKKQGCNVGFVTSGFGLNEAYLEKILSADIDFMGFSFSGATPEIHNGIRINSDFKQLVETLKTLLKKDLKKPRVHIVYLILKKNIHEMPNIVELAREIGVKELIFIHITHISNLWQDKEKAFSCSSDEKELYKEIINETLKRAKTYKIKIEMPNFIASDVAICSENPLENLYISVEGEVSPCVYLYPPISDSFIRIFCSKEYKTNKISFGNIFHEDIETIWKKKEYMDFRKGFYERKKKMQELFDLLLEPKRLSNMTMPEPPEICKTCYKILGL from the coding sequence ATGAGCGCCTTAAAATTTCATGCCTGGCAGATAGAATTGACAACCAGGTGCTCTCTACGATGCACTATGTGCATAAAGGATACTTACAGAGATTGGCATCGTAAGGATATGGATATGGCTGATTTCCTCAAGATTGTGCCATATCTTAGATATGCCCGCAATGTTATCCTGGAAGGATGGGGTGAGTCACTCATGCATCCATATCTGGTAGAGATCATAGGGTTGGTAAAAAAGCAGGGGTGCAATGTAGGTTTTGTAACAAGCGGGTTTGGCCTTAATGAAGCTTATCTGGAAAAAATCCTGTCGGCAGACATAGATTTTATGGGCTTTTCCTTTTCTGGTGCTACTCCAGAAATACATAATGGCATTAGAATAAACTCTGATTTCAAACAGCTTGTAGAGACCTTGAAAACACTTCTTAAAAAGGATCTAAAAAAACCAAGGGTTCATATTGTATATCTTATCCTTAAAAAAAATATACACGAGATGCCGAATATTGTAGAACTCGCCAGAGAGATAGGGGTAAAGGAGCTGATTTTTATCCATATCACCCATATTTCAAATTTATGGCAGGACAAAGAGAAGGCATTTAGTTGCAGCAGTGATGAAAAAGAATTATATAAAGAAATAATAAATGAAACATTAAAGAGAGCGAAAACATATAAAATAAAAATAGAGATGCCGAATTTTATAGCATCAGATGTGGCAATATGTTCTGAAAACCCCCTTGAAAATCTCTATATATCTGTCGAAGGTGAGGTATCCCCATGTGTATATCTCTATCCTCCTATCTCTGATAGTTTTATAAGGATTTTCTGCAGCAAAGAGTATAAAACCAACAAAATAAGTTTTGGGAACATCTTCCATGAAGATATAGAAACCATCTGGAAAAAAAAGGAATATATGGATTTCAGAAAGGGTTTTTATGAAAGAAAAAAAAAGATGCAGGAGCTATTTGATTTACTTTTAGAACCAAAAAGATTATCAAATATGACTATGCCTGAACCACCTGAGATATGTAAAACATGCTATAAGATACTGGGTCTATAA
- a CDS encoding putative sulfate exporter family transporter: MEEKKPIDWTTLWKKDDWMSVWIGFLILIIFLAGATFKLPSWRWMTDGAFKEKIDGYTKKVEALANDAKSKDEMTISSQLFALKTALDSKERKAIGDVAGKLEKDVKNAKDKGIGKKAEKLAKDIKRDATSTLGKVLSGGNLLQAIYLLIGLWIIGSIGMAFMGMPVGKFIIGFPIVFILSAVSFFVAGNTTISYYGLEVVFWALIIGLLISNTIGVPDWLKTAVKTEFFIKIGLVLLGAEVLFTTIAKVGAYGMIQSIIVIFAVFYVCFWVAKKLDLDDEFASILGTAVSICGVSAAIAAGGAVKGDQKKVSHTISLVLLCAIPMLLFQPLIAKAVGMAPAIAGAWIGGTIDTTGAVVAAGAIAGEAAMAVAVVVKMAQNVLIGFVAFLLAVWFTFKGQAAGEKPSLMEIWFRFPKFVVGFIIASLVFSFVMPEAQAKAVTSITSGLRGWWFTLAFLCIGLETQFKELVSMGGGKPAAAFLIAQVFNILWTLLLAWLIFGGVLFPVPKF, from the coding sequence ATGGAAGAGAAAAAGCCTATTGACTGGACTACCCTGTGGAAAAAAGATGACTGGATGTCTGTGTGGATCGGTTTCTTGATTCTCATAATCTTTCTTGCCGGTGCCACATTCAAACTTCCTTCCTGGAGATGGATGACCGATGGTGCTTTTAAAGAAAAGATTGATGGTTACACAAAAAAGGTTGAGGCTTTGGCTAACGATGCAAAATCTAAAGATGAAATGACAATTTCGTCCCAGTTATTTGCATTAAAGACTGCCCTGGACAGCAAAGAGAGGAAGGCAATAGGGGATGTGGCAGGTAAACTGGAAAAGGATGTTAAGAATGCTAAGGATAAGGGCATAGGCAAAAAAGCAGAAAAATTAGCTAAAGACATAAAAAGAGATGCCACATCCACTTTAGGCAAGGTGTTATCCGGTGGTAATTTACTTCAGGCCATTTATCTTTTGATAGGCCTATGGATAATAGGTTCAATAGGCATGGCTTTTATGGGCATGCCTGTTGGTAAATTTATTATTGGATTTCCTATAGTGTTTATCCTATCGGCAGTATCCTTTTTTGTGGCAGGTAATACAACCATATCTTATTATGGACTTGAGGTAGTATTCTGGGCTCTGATTATTGGGTTGCTTATTAGTAATACAATAGGTGTTCCTGATTGGTTAAAGACAGCTGTAAAGACAGAGTTTTTTATTAAGATAGGATTGGTCCTTTTAGGTGCTGAGGTACTTTTTACCACCATAGCCAAGGTTGGGGCATATGGTATGATTCAGTCGATAATTGTTATATTTGCCGTGTTTTATGTGTGTTTCTGGGTGGCAAAAAAATTAGACCTTGACGATGAATTTGCCTCCATTTTAGGAACAGCAGTATCAATATGCGGCGTATCTGCTGCCATTGCTGCAGGCGGTGCAGTTAAGGGTGACCAGAAAAAGGTAAGCCATACCATATCATTAGTTTTGCTTTGCGCAATACCCATGCTCTTATTTCAGCCCCTTATAGCAAAAGCAGTAGGTATGGCTCCTGCGATAGCAGGTGCATGGATAGGTGGAACTATTGATACTACAGGAGCGGTTGTTGCAGCAGGTGCAATAGCAGGTGAGGCAGCCATGGCCGTGGCAGTTGTTGTTAAGATGGCGCAGAATGTTTTAATAGGATTTGTGGCATTTTTACTTGCTGTATGGTTTACTTTTAAAGGTCAGGCAGCAGGAGAGAAACCTAGCCTTATGGAGATTTGGTTTAGATTTCCAAAATTCGTTGTGGGTTTTATTATTGCATCTTTAGTATTTTCTTTTGTGATGCCAGAGGCGCAAGCAAAGGCTGTCACAAGCATAACATCAGGTCTCAGGGGCTGGTGGTTTACTTTGGCATTTTTGTGCATTGGCCTCGAGACGCAGTTTAAGGAACTTGTATCTATGGGTGGTGGTAAACCGGCTGCAGCATTTCTTATTGCCCAGGTATTCAATATACTTTGGACACTTTTATTAGCATGGCTTATATTCGGTGGAGTCCTTTTCCCTGTGCCTAAATTTTAA